Proteins co-encoded in one Capnocytophaga ochracea DSM 7271 genomic window:
- a CDS encoding ABC transporter permease: MFQSIKKEAILLLRDVGALIILFAMPLLLVVTITLLQDGAFKNISEQKTAVLLVDNDGGKIAENISKSLERSAFEMVKTLDGKPIGEAMAREQVLKGNYLLAIVIPAELSSSLQTKVQENVETIISTFAGETVTPTETAYTTKEIRLYFDPTLQTSFKESVKSGIDKLLYQIENQFIYKAFENQLEEGVRLPKTEALVSFREINPNTATVAIPNATQHNVPAWALFAIFFITIPLSASIVKEKTQGTGLRLFTSPLPYWALLTAKIIVFLMISLLQFALMVVIGVFVFPYLGLPMLEVSGKLLPLLLVAIASGLSAIGLGVLLGTLAKTQEQSAPLGATLTVLFAAIGGVWIPTFAMPHIMQLLSNISPMNWGLQAFYEVLLRRGSVSSLLPKIGALLLFFISCILISIYYDKAKRNV; encoded by the coding sequence CATTCTCTTTGCAATGCCATTGCTATTGGTGGTAACCATTACGCTATTGCAGGACGGGGCTTTTAAGAATATCAGTGAGCAGAAAACAGCCGTTCTGTTAGTGGATAACGATGGCGGTAAAATTGCCGAAAATATCAGTAAGAGTTTAGAAAGAAGTGCTTTCGAAATGGTAAAAACGCTGGACGGAAAACCTATTGGTGAAGCTATGGCGCGTGAGCAGGTACTGAAAGGCAACTACCTACTGGCTATTGTAATCCCTGCTGAACTCTCCTCTAGCTTGCAAACTAAAGTGCAAGAGAATGTAGAGACGATTATCAGCACTTTTGCAGGCGAGACCGTAACGCCTACTGAAACGGCTTATACTACCAAAGAAATACGCCTCTATTTTGACCCTACTTTACAGACTTCGTTTAAAGAAAGTGTGAAGAGTGGCATTGACAAATTGCTATACCAAATAGAAAATCAGTTTATTTATAAAGCCTTTGAAAATCAGTTAGAGGAAGGGGTGCGCTTACCTAAAACTGAGGCATTAGTGAGTTTTAGAGAAATCAACCCTAACACGGCTACTGTAGCTATCCCCAACGCTACCCAACACAACGTACCGGCGTGGGCTCTCTTTGCTATCTTCTTCATTACCATACCGCTATCGGCGAGTATTGTAAAGGAAAAAACACAAGGCACAGGACTCCGACTCTTCACGAGTCCCCTACCCTACTGGGCATTACTCACCGCTAAAATCATTGTTTTTCTGATGATTAGTCTGTTGCAGTTTGCTTTGATGGTAGTAATAGGCGTATTTGTATTTCCTTACTTAGGCTTACCAATGTTAGAAGTGAGCGGTAAACTTTTACCATTGTTGTTAGTCGCCATAGCCTCAGGGCTTTCGGCGATAGGTTTGGGGGTACTCTTAGGTACTTTAGCAAAAACACAAGAACAATCAGCGCCTTTGGGAGCTACCCTCACGGTGCTTTTTGCAGCCATTGGGGGCGTGTGGATACCTACCTTTGCAATGCCTCATATTATGCAATTGCTTTCTAATATTTCGCCTATGAACTGGGGCTTACAAGCCTTCTACGAGGTATTACTAAGAAGGGGCTCTGTGAGTAGTTTGTTGCCTAAAATAGGTGCTTTATTATTATTTTTTATCAGTTGTATTCTTATCTCTATTTATTATGACAAAGCCAAAAGAAACGTATAA